One Candidatus Nomurabacteria bacterium genomic window carries:
- a CDS encoding FAD-dependent oxidoreductase: MSRYTVRSTEHLTPSILKLTLALENPNQKPLAFLPGQYASISFKHKGRPSSYRCFSIASSPTEQGHIEFGIRVMGKFTHALENILPGDEVQVMGPFGNFVLHPDVPGNLIFCAGGIGITPFMSMLRYINDLKLDNKVTLLLSSRNSKEIPYLEELSVDLYEPNLFKQYKIVTPIGPLTINTFTGSIGSQQIKLKTDELMAFGWFNLKELKAMSANLRGEIVLKQAQDMLAKTAEQG; encoded by the coding sequence ATGTCCAGATACACAGTGAGAAGCACCGAGCACTTGACTCCTTCTATCTTGAAGTTGACTTTAGCCTTAGAAAACCCTAATCAAAAGCCCCTAGCTTTTTTGCCAGGTCAATACGCAAGTATTAGTTTTAAACACAAAGGCAGACCATCGTCATATAGATGTTTTTCTATTGCGAGCTCACCAACAGAACAAGGCCATATAGAATTTGGTATTAGGGTAATGGGCAAGTTTACCCATGCTCTAGAAAATATCTTGCCGGGCGATGAGGTGCAAGTTATGGGGCCTTTTGGCAATTTTGTACTACACCCTGATGTTCCTGGAAATTTAATTTTTTGTGCAGGGGGAATCGGTATAACGCCATTCATGAGCATGCTAAGATACATCAATGATCTTAAGCTAGACAACAAAGTTACGCTGCTATTAAGTTCTAGAAATAGTAAAGAAATACCTTATCTAGAAGAGCTAAGTGTAGACCTATATGAACCAAATCTATTTAAGCAATATAAAATCGTAACCCCCATCGGGCCATTAACAATAAACACCTTTACTGGTAGCATAGGCAGTCAACAAATAAAACTAAAAACCGACGAGCTCATGGCGTTTGGTTGGTTTAATCTAAAAGAACTTAAGGCAATGTCAGCAAACCTAAGGGGCGAAATAGTACTAAAACAAGCCCAAGACATGTTAGCAAAAACAGCCGAACAGGGGTAG
- a CDS encoding ABC transporter ATP-binding protein, producing MAEKIIDIQNLHKSFGKFQALSNLSLSVEKGEVHGFLGPNGAGKSTTIRVLLGLLKSDSGSVSLLGGNPWKEVAQLHKRLAYVPGDVSLWPDLTGGEAIDILAKLRDNFDENRRKHLIERFELDPTKKSRTYSKGNRQKVAIIAALCSDVDLYIFDEPTSGLDPLMEAVFQEEVLKDKKAGKTVLLSSHIMSEVEALADRISIIRDGTIIETGSLQEMRKQTSSKVSIELKSIPEGLKKLKGVENLSIKGNHINCNVETSALEDFMQIATKAGIKSLIAEPPSLEELFKKKYENNENVTE from the coding sequence ATGGCAGAAAAAATAATAGACATCCAAAACCTACATAAATCTTTTGGTAAATTCCAAGCACTTAGTAACCTGTCTTTATCGGTTGAAAAGGGGGAAGTCCATGGGTTCCTTGGCCCTAACGGTGCAGGAAAGTCTACCACCATCCGGGTTTTACTAGGGCTACTTAAGTCAGACTCAGGCTCAGTTAGTCTTTTAGGTGGTAATCCATGGAAGGAAGTAGCGCAACTCCACAAAAGGCTTGCCTATGTACCAGGTGATGTCAGCCTATGGCCCGATTTAACAGGCGGCGAAGCCATAGATATTCTAGCCAAACTAAGAGACAATTTTGATGAAAATCGCCGTAAACATCTTATAGAAAGATTTGAGCTTGATCCAACTAAAAAAAGTCGGACGTATTCAAAAGGTAACCGGCAAAAAGTAGCCATTATTGCGGCTCTTTGTTCTGATGTAGATTTATATATATTCGACGAGCCCACATCTGGCCTAGATCCGCTTATGGAAGCGGTTTTCCAAGAAGAAGTACTAAAAGATAAGAAGGCTGGTAAAACCGTATTGTTATCCAGCCATATCATGAGTGAAGTAGAAGCTTTGGCTGATCGCATAAGTATAATTCGGGACGGCACTATAATAGAAACTGGTAGCTTGCAAGAAATGCGCAAGCAAACATCCAGCAAGGTCAGTATAGAACTAAAAAGTATCCCCGAAGGCCTAAAAAAGCTAAAAGGTGTAGAGAACCTATCTATTAAAGGAAACCACATAAACTGTAACGTCGAAACCAGTGCGTTAGAAGACTTTATGCAAATTGCTACAAAAGCAGGTATAAAAAGCCTCATAGCCGAACCTCCTTCACTAGAAGAGCTATTTAAAAAGAAATATGAAAATAACGAAAATGTAACCGAGTAG
- a CDS encoding diaminopimelate decarboxylase, which produces MKRTPFSLSDITSFIEKFPTPFHIYDEAGIRQSAKLLTTGFEWNKGYANFFAVKALPNPAILTILKQEGMGADCSSLSELILAERCGFTGEQIMFTSNDTPANDFKKAYELGAIINLDDITHIASLESTIGTLPDILCFRFNPGPERGGNEIIGNPAEAKYGLTREQLFKAYATAKQKGVKRFGLHTMIASNELDVAYFVKTARMMFELALELKEQGIVLEFINLGGGLGIPYKPDQKELDIQTLSKQIEDLYTSLLTKNALSPKLYTECGRYVTGPHGYLVSTVLHRKSTYREYIGLDATMANLMRPGMYGAYHHITVLGKEQLPADSVYDVTGGLCENNDKFAIQRKLPPTVPGDIIVIHDTGAHGHSMGFNYNGMLRSAELLLETSGTVRQIRRAETIDDYFATLAF; this is translated from the coding sequence ATGAAAAGAACTCCGTTTAGCCTTTCTGATATTACGTCTTTTATTGAAAAATTTCCGACACCTTTCCACATTTATGACGAAGCAGGTATTCGACAATCGGCGAAACTGCTTACTACTGGTTTTGAGTGGAATAAAGGATATGCTAACTTCTTTGCCGTCAAAGCACTGCCTAACCCAGCTATTCTTACAATACTTAAGCAAGAAGGCATGGGTGCGGACTGTAGCTCATTGTCAGAACTAATTTTGGCAGAACGGTGTGGGTTTACCGGCGAACAAATTATGTTCACGAGCAACGATACGCCAGCAAACGACTTTAAAAAAGCTTACGAACTTGGGGCTATTATTAACTTAGACGATATTACACATATTGCTAGCCTAGAATCCACTATAGGAACTCTCCCAGATATATTATGTTTTAGATTTAACCCTGGGCCTGAACGTGGCGGAAATGAAATTATTGGCAATCCTGCAGAAGCAAAGTACGGGTTAACCCGTGAACAACTTTTTAAGGCATATGCTACAGCGAAACAAAAAGGAGTAAAACGGTTTGGCCTACACACAATGATTGCCAGCAACGAACTTGACGTAGCATACTTTGTTAAAACAGCACGAATGATGTTTGAACTAGCCCTAGAGCTTAAAGAACAAGGTATAGTGCTAGAATTTATTAATTTAGGGGGTGGCTTAGGTATTCCATATAAACCAGACCAAAAAGAACTTGATATTCAAACGTTAAGCAAACAAATAGAAGATTTATACACGAGTCTACTGACCAAGAATGCGCTTAGCCCCAAACTCTATACAGAATGTGGTAGGTACGTTACTGGGCCACATGGCTATTTAGTCAGCACAGTTTTGCACCGTAAATCAACCTATAGAGAATATATTGGCCTTGACGCTACTATGGCAAACCTTATGCGTCCAGGCATGTACGGTGCATACCACCATATAACTGTTCTGGGCAAAGAGCAGCTCCCGGCAGACTCTGTCTATGACGTTACCGGCGGCTTATGTGAAAACAACGATAAATTTGCAATTCAACGTAAACTACCACCTACTGTTCCTGGTGATATCATCGTGATTCATGATACGGGTGCGCATGGTCACAGTATGGGCTTTAATTACAATGGTATGTTGCGATCTGCAGAGCTACTTCTTGAAACTAGTGGTACAGTACGGCAAATTCGGCGAGCAGAGACGATTGACGATTACTTCGCTACCCTAGCATTTTAG
- a CDS encoding DUF4190 domain-containing protein, producing MAKKDTLRKLGVMRSGAVSGTYKNAKERPTELQMDGVYDAEKDLVGGDKTSKKHQSSEEPPMSHEPSKNNQQPEKTNAMAIAGFVLAFFLPLIGLVLSIVGLVQVNKKGQKGKGLAIAGIIISSFVALLHLILTIMVIIAVVSSNSITLTEYRDSAVGYTIKYPEKWKVSQQNIEGAKGIIIKDEYKETGKTYGQIEVVYLPAPANGYTSDILTAISDSIKKSNPETTTTYESRQIKNGLDTLTLVTTYKGETEKVKAKTTIFLKKDGSVYTISTQSPEANWDKYQDSFDEIHNTFQYN from the coding sequence ATGGCAAAAAAGGATACACTGCGTAAACTAGGCGTTATGCGGTCTGGTGCGGTATCGGGTACCTACAAAAATGCAAAAGAAAGGCCAACAGAACTTCAGATGGACGGTGTCTATGATGCCGAAAAAGACCTTGTAGGTGGTGATAAAACCAGCAAAAAACATCAATCTTCTGAGGAGCCACCCATGTCTCATGAGCCTTCTAAAAATAATCAGCAGCCAGAAAAAACAAATGCAATGGCAATTGCAGGTTTTGTACTTGCTTTCTTTTTGCCACTTATAGGGCTGGTGCTGTCTATTGTAGGCTTGGTGCAAGTTAATAAAAAAGGCCAGAAAGGTAAAGGGTTGGCCATTGCTGGTATAATCATCTCTAGTTTTGTCGCCTTACTGCATCTTATCCTCACCATAATGGTAATTATCGCTGTCGTAAGCAGTAATTCTATTACATTAACTGAATACCGAGATAGTGCTGTTGGCTATACCATTAAATATCCAGAAAAATGGAAAGTAAGCCAGCAAAATATAGAAGGTGCTAAGGGCATAATTATTAAAGATGAATACAAAGAAACGGGCAAAACATACGGGCAAATTGAAGTCGTTTATCTGCCTGCTCCTGCAAATGGCTATACAAGTGATATCTTAACAGCCATATCAGATAGTATAAAAAAATCTAACCCAGAAACAACGACTACATACGAATCTAGACAGATAAAAAATGGGCTTGATACGTTAACGCTAGTAACAACCTATAAAGGCGAAACAGAAAAGGTTAAAGCAAAAACTACCATATTTCTAAAGAAAGATGGCTCTGTGTACACGATATCTACCCAGAGCCCAGAAGCAAACTGGGATAAATACCAGGACAGTTTTGACGAGATTCATAACACGTTTCAGTATAACTAG
- a CDS encoding PH domain-containing protein codes for MQNTDHIKTYKQSKGYLHSQLLGLHVTFIAVYIAIIALSIEGDTVFNIAGLIVGEFDISIILVGFIVQMLFSFVVMNHWSNTMFKITDNAVAITTGIISQHTQTISLDDIVAPQVHQSPLGTYYSYGTITFNVRFSDEPIQLRGVSMPNTFIEDMRIQMRNSAPYYNMEQSLPLAYIRTHQQTIH; via the coding sequence ATGCAAAATACAGATCACATTAAAACATACAAACAAAGTAAGGGGTATTTACACTCACAATTACTTGGACTACACGTAACCTTTATTGCTGTTTATATAGCTATTATAGCCTTAAGCATAGAAGGAGACACGGTTTTTAATATTGCTGGGCTTATTGTTGGTGAGTTTGATATTTCAATTATTCTGGTGGGTTTTATTGTACAAATGTTATTTTCGTTCGTTGTCATGAATCATTGGTCTAACACAATGTTTAAAATTACAGACAATGCAGTTGCTATCACAACAGGAATTATTAGTCAGCACACGCAAACCATTTCTCTAGATGATATTGTTGCTCCGCAGGTACATCAAAGCCCGCTTGGTACATACTATAGTTACGGTACTATAACGTTTAACGTACGCTTTTCAGACGAACCAATACAATTACGTGGAGTTTCAATGCCCAACACATTTATCGAAGATATGCGTATTCAAATGCGGAACAGTGCGCCATATTATAATATGGAACAATCTTTACCTTTAGCGTACATACGCACGCACCAACAAACTATTCATTAG
- a CDS encoding glycoside hydrolase yields the protein MQIQKMLISQAEAVLKANRVGNATKPAPGLYPHQWFWDSCFIAIGLRWTNIEQAKAELRSLAKGQWHNGMIPHIIFSDEPGYHFGPDKWQSSKWSGLQDVQTSCITQPPMLAEAVYRVGIQLSTIERKEWYQEMLPVIIAYHTWLYRERTINNSPFISLIHPWECGLDNTPYWLKIMRTYTPLKLKILQFLHLEKLLNKTRKDTKQVPASERPEPIDLYIFYNIIRQAKQNGYNARRISNTKAPVIEDLVFNAIFIRANDLLMTIAAEIDYSIDADLVAHCKNTKAKIDQLYEQGTFWSRDVTTGKLIKEQTIANFITLYSGALSTEQAQAMMNDLHGDGIWRPAYGVTTTPTNSRWFLPKNYWRGPVWVNMNWLIIDGLRRYGYHKEAEVMRNQTIAMVANGGVCAEYYSPIDGTPAGSPQFSWTAALTIDLIKTTKLKIATNE from the coding sequence ATGCAAATACAAAAAATGCTTATAAGCCAAGCAGAAGCAGTATTAAAGGCAAATAGGGTTGGTAACGCTACGAAACCTGCACCCGGGCTGTATCCGCATCAATGGTTTTGGGATAGCTGCTTTATTGCTATTGGTTTGCGATGGACGAATATAGAACAAGCCAAAGCAGAACTACGATCTCTTGCGAAAGGCCAGTGGCATAACGGTATGATACCTCATATCATTTTTTCTGATGAACCAGGGTATCATTTTGGCCCAGACAAGTGGCAAAGCTCAAAATGGAGCGGTTTACAAGACGTGCAAACAAGTTGTATAACCCAACCACCCATGTTGGCAGAAGCAGTCTATAGAGTTGGTATACAATTGTCTACCATCGAACGTAAAGAATGGTACCAAGAAATGCTCCCTGTGATAATTGCATATCATACGTGGTTATATAGAGAAAGAACCATCAATAATTCGCCGTTCATAAGCCTGATACATCCGTGGGAATGCGGGCTTGATAACACACCATATTGGCTAAAAATAATGAGAACTTATACTCCATTAAAACTAAAGATATTGCAGTTTTTACATTTAGAAAAGTTGCTAAATAAGACAAGAAAAGATACCAAACAGGTTCCTGCAAGCGAACGGCCAGAACCTATAGATTTATACATTTTTTATAATATTATTAGGCAAGCAAAACAAAATGGATATAATGCGCGGCGTATATCAAATACCAAAGCCCCTGTCATAGAAGATCTAGTATTTAATGCAATTTTTATACGAGCGAACGATTTGTTAATGACTATCGCGGCAGAAATTGACTATTCTATTGATGCAGATTTGGTGGCACATTGTAAAAACACCAAAGCAAAAATAGACCAGTTATACGAACAAGGCACCTTTTGGAGTAGGGACGTAACAACCGGAAAGCTTATTAAAGAACAAACTATTGCAAATTTTATAACGCTATATTCTGGGGCACTATCTACTGAACAAGCCCAAGCCATGATGAATGATTTACACGGGGATGGTATATGGCGGCCTGCATATGGGGTAACTACCACGCCAACTAATTCTCGTTGGTTTTTACCTAAAAATTATTGGCGTGGGCCAGTGTGGGTTAATATGAATTGGCTGATTATAGATGGGCTACGCCGTTATGGTTATCATAAAGAAGCAGAAGTAATGCGAAACCAAACGATAGCAATGGTAGCAAATGGTGGAGTCTGCGCAGAATATTATTCTCCTATAGACGGCACACCTGCAGGATCACCTCAATTCTCGTGGACGGCGGCACTTACTATAGACTTAATAAAAACAACAAAACTAAAAATAGCTACTAATGAATAG
- a CDS encoding DJ-1/PfpI family protein encodes MAHIAIIIAPKDFRDEEYFEPKKELEMAGHTTITASKVIGTIQGSRGKTTTAQIRIHDITPNNYDAILLVGGSGSYVYDDDAELHHVLKQFADTNKYITAICHAPVILAKAGVLVGKNATVFSGDIPALLSRDVHFLDQPVVTDGFIITANGPSSATAFGRVVATALASE; translated from the coding sequence ATGGCTCACATAGCTATCATTATTGCTCCAAAAGACTTCAGAGATGAAGAATATTTTGAGCCGAAAAAAGAACTCGAAATGGCTGGCCACACTACTATTACAGCGAGCAAAGTCATTGGCACTATTCAAGGTTCGCGCGGGAAAACAACTACTGCACAAATACGTATACATGATATTACACCTAATAATTATGATGCTATCTTACTGGTGGGAGGCAGCGGTTCGTATGTATATGATGACGACGCAGAATTACATCATGTACTTAAACAGTTTGCCGATACTAATAAATACATAACTGCAATTTGCCATGCGCCTGTAATTTTAGCAAAAGCCGGCGTACTTGTAGGCAAGAATGCCACTGTTTTTTCGGGTGACATACCCGCTCTACTTAGCCGTGATGTGCATTTTCTAGACCAACCGGTTGTAACCGATGGATTTATTATTACTGCCAACGGTCCAAGCTCTGCAACAGCCTTTGGACGTGTCGTTGCAACTGCCTTAGCCAGCGAATAA
- a CDS encoding LysR family transcriptional regulator, whose amino-acid sequence MDHRFKKYLAVADTGSFSAAAKKLKVTQPAITLAVASLERAFGTKLCVRNKHTITLTPDGEVVARSAKKIAVEIEKMEATLTNAQDKSQYNVGIIDSIAHLLYNSTDALLKNNFEVMVDNSRRIVNDVLASKIDIGVITGQPTTIGNSVTTHKLHNEEFVFVCAPYMAPNKAVTSIDDWLAINQDSTSYRHFVKLFKKEGLRVTPVFYSTSMELLKEMAVAGKGTALLPRHLVSESIDNGTLDIVATKPLYRPIWAVTKKEQNAPVIIQLTRQIDDLLASNIYKSTSMHAR is encoded by the coding sequence ATGGACCATAGGTTTAAAAAGTATTTAGCGGTAGCAGATACAGGTAGTTTTTCTGCAGCTGCAAAAAAACTTAAAGTTACCCAACCAGCTATAACGCTTGCGGTAGCTTCTTTAGAGCGTGCTTTTGGCACCAAGCTATGTGTAAGAAATAAACATACAATTACTTTAACTCCAGATGGTGAAGTAGTAGCACGCTCAGCAAAAAAAATTGCTGTAGAAATAGAAAAAATGGAAGCTACGCTTACTAATGCGCAAGATAAAAGTCAGTACAATGTAGGCATTATAGATAGCATTGCACATCTTTTATATAACTCTACCGATGCATTGCTAAAAAATAACTTTGAAGTAATGGTAGACAATTCACGCCGAATTGTTAACGACGTATTAGCGAGTAAAATAGACATTGGAGTAATAACTGGTCAGCCAACTACCATAGGTAATTCAGTAACGACACATAAGCTACATAATGAAGAATTTGTTTTTGTTTGTGCACCATATATGGCGCCAAATAAAGCAGTAACCTCTATTGATGACTGGTTGGCAATCAACCAAGACTCTACGAGCTATAGACATTTTGTAAAATTATTTAAAAAAGAAGGTTTACGGGTGACACCAGTGTTCTATTCTACGAGTATGGAACTACTAAAAGAAATGGCGGTGGCCGGCAAGGGGACAGCTCTTTTGCCACGCCACCTCGTAAGTGAGTCTATAGACAACGGCACGTTAGACATTGTTGCGACAAAACCGTTATATCGGCCTATCTGGGCAGTGACTAAAAAAGAACAGAACGCGCCTGTAATTATACAACTTACTCGCCAAATAGATGATTTGCTTGCAAGTAACATCTACAAGAGTACGTCTATGCACGCACGCTAA
- a CDS encoding inositol-3-phosphate synthase: protein MSKIKIAVVGAGNCFSSLYQGLEYYKDHDDSSIPGIMWATIGGYHPRDIEVVAVYDVDKRKVGKPTGAAIFAKPNCARVFQPNVPSGPMVEMGTVLDGVSEHMLTQPEDQGFRLSKEKPVDIVASLKKSKADILVNYLPVGSQAATEFYAQAAIDAQVAFLNCIPVFIASDPTWEQKFIDAGLPIIGDDMRSQLGASVLSQVLQELAFDRGLIVDFHQQLNIGGNTDFNNMMVQSRLASKKKSKENVIRAQNDLRNIPVAEHSLFAGPSTYLPYLEDNKVAYFNLRLRGFGDAPVTIDVKLSVQDSENSAGVVIDAIRYLKVARELGVVGALRGPSAWTQKTPPQQMMYADAKNECEALAHRKLTNSVKRK from the coding sequence ATGTCTAAAATTAAAATTGCAGTCGTTGGAGCAGGTAACTGTTTTTCATCGCTATATCAGGGTCTTGAATATTACAAAGACCATGATGATAGTTCTATTCCTGGCATTATGTGGGCAACTATTGGGGGATATCATCCTAGAGACATAGAAGTGGTGGCTGTATACGATGTAGATAAAAGAAAAGTAGGTAAACCTACTGGTGCGGCTATCTTTGCAAAACCAAATTGCGCACGGGTATTCCAACCTAATGTACCAAGTGGGCCGATGGTAGAAATGGGTACCGTATTAGATGGTGTGTCAGAGCACATGCTCACGCAACCAGAAGATCAAGGTTTTCGCTTATCTAAAGAAAAGCCAGTTGATATTGTAGCTTCACTTAAAAAATCCAAGGCAGATATACTGGTTAATTATTTACCTGTAGGATCACAGGCTGCAACTGAATTTTATGCGCAAGCTGCAATAGATGCACAGGTTGCCTTTTTAAACTGCATTCCTGTGTTTATTGCCAGTGACCCAACATGGGAGCAAAAATTTATTGACGCTGGGTTACCTATAATAGGCGATGACATGCGCTCACAACTTGGTGCAAGTGTGTTAAGCCAAGTTCTCCAAGAACTGGCGTTCGATAGAGGTCTTATTGTAGATTTTCACCAACAACTGAATATTGGTGGCAACACCGACTTTAATAATATGATGGTGCAATCCCGCCTTGCCAGTAAGAAAAAAAGTAAAGAAAACGTTATTAGAGCCCAAAACGATTTACGCAATATACCCGTAGCAGAGCACAGTTTATTTGCAGGTCCTAGCACTTATTTACCGTATCTAGAAGATAACAAGGTTGCTTATTTTAATTTGCGTTTACGCGGTTTTGGAGATGCACCAGTCACTATAGATGTAAAACTTTCCGTTCAAGATAGCGAAAACAGTGCTGGTGTTGTAATAGACGCTATACGGTATTTAAAAGTCGCTCGTGAATTAGGTGTTGTCGGTGCTTTGCGTGGGCCGAGTGCTTGGACACAAAAAACACCACCACAACAAATGATGTACGCCGATGCTAAGAATGAGTGCGAAGCTCTCGCTCATCGCAAACTCACTAATTCTGTTAAACGTAAATAA
- a CDS encoding cytochrome ubiquinol oxidase subunit I, producing the protein MEQESLNAARVLMGDSLGFHIVFVMFGIGLPVVFSLLEFIGIKYKKPRLIDAAKFISYIATVLVITGVVSGTLIAIQMSLMWPKLPEFGSAIIGLPFMFEGYAFVLEALFLGYYMYTWDKIKGYRHWLLSLPIILGAFLSAFFITSVNSWMNKPGGFDIVDGKIVNADVWAGILTPTTFFMVSHSVLGYYLAIFLAVIAGYAWYIMRHKPKGASKKTAEYIISRFALISFAVVLSIGAIGHFQTQYLATSQPRKLAAIELVPQTTTNAPYIIGGELSADGQSVEGGLRIPNGLSILAGNSPNTEIKGLNEFPKEDWPNLIVNTFFEIKMALVGFLIAVPLLFLMLYRFRRNKAFSKPLLIGFIITAPIAFVVVELGWMVTEFGRQPYVVNGYLRTSEAFVNNPGVIQWGYIFPILFVLLLVVTVLAVRQVIKKYSYLVTGDKK; encoded by the coding sequence ATGGAACAAGAAAGCCTTAATGCAGCACGAGTACTGATGGGTGATAGCCTTGGCTTTCACATAGTGTTTGTGATGTTTGGTATCGGTTTGCCTGTTGTTTTTTCTCTACTAGAATTCATTGGTATTAAATATAAAAAACCTCGGCTAATAGATGCGGCTAAGTTTATATCCTACATAGCCACTGTGCTTGTTATTACTGGTGTAGTATCTGGAACATTAATTGCTATTCAGATGTCACTCATGTGGCCTAAACTACCAGAGTTTGGTAGCGCCATTATTGGGCTACCGTTTATGTTTGAAGGTTATGCGTTTGTGCTAGAAGCCTTATTCTTAGGTTATTACATGTATACATGGGATAAGATTAAGGGGTACCGACATTGGCTGCTTAGTCTTCCTATAATACTTGGCGCATTTTTATCTGCGTTTTTTATTACCAGCGTAAACTCATGGATGAACAAGCCAGGGGGATTTGATATTGTAGATGGCAAAATAGTCAATGCTGACGTATGGGCTGGAATTTTAACACCAACAACATTCTTTATGGTGAGCCATTCGGTGCTAGGATATTATTTAGCTATATTTTTAGCTGTCATTGCAGGCTACGCATGGTACATAATGCGCCACAAACCCAAAGGGGCTAGTAAAAAAACTGCAGAATATATTATAAGTAGATTTGCTCTGATTAGCTTTGCAGTCGTACTGAGTATTGGCGCCATAGGACACTTTCAAACACAATACCTCGCTACGTCCCAACCCAGAAAACTCGCTGCCATAGAATTAGTGCCGCAAACAACTACAAACGCACCGTATATTATTGGTGGAGAACTGAGCGCCGATGGTCAAAGTGTCGAAGGTGGGTTACGTATACCAAATGGCCTCAGTATTCTAGCTGGCAACAGCCCTAACACAGAAATTAAGGGATTAAATGAATTTCCTAAAGAAGATTGGCCAAATTTAATTGTTAATACGTTTTTTGAAATAAAGATGGCCTTAGTAGGTTTTCTTATTGCTGTACCGCTATTATTTTTAATGCTGTACCGCTTCCGCAGAAACAAGGCTTTTTCAAAACCACTCCTCATTGGATTTATTATAACCGCCCCTATAGCATTTGTTGTTGTAGAACTCGGCTGGATGGTCACCGAATTTGGCAGGCAACCTTACGTTGTCAATGGCTACCTAAGAACGTCCGAAGCATTCGTCAATAATCCTGGCGTCATTCAGTGGGGTTACATTTTCCCTATATTATTTGTACTGCTCCTGGTAGTTACCGTGCTTGCTGTACGACAGGTTATCAAAAAATATAGTTATTTAGTGACTGGTGATAAAAAGTGA
- a CDS encoding transcriptional repressor — translation MQTTLLKERLKAHGMSITKPRTRIFEYFLMAERPVTIQELVAENNTIHYATIYRTIHSLMQAGVIQQVPIGFTYTYELSDVFKPHHHHVTCEVCHKSMIVHSRDIENLMHRVTIQAGMQPTRHHFEAYGICQACVSE, via the coding sequence ATGCAAACGACATTACTTAAAGAGCGTCTAAAAGCACACGGTATGAGTATCACGAAACCCAGAACACGGATATTTGAATACTTTCTCATGGCTGAAAGACCAGTCACTATACAGGAACTCGTGGCAGAAAATAATACCATTCATTATGCCACAATATACAGAACAATCCATTCGCTGATGCAAGCTGGTGTTATACAGCAAGTACCGATTGGTTTTACATACACGTACGAATTGAGTGATGTATTTAAACCACATCACCACCACGTTACATGCGAGGTATGTCATAAAAGTATGATTGTACATAGCAGAGACATAGAGAATTTAATGCACAGAGTAACCATACAAGCTGGCATGCAACCAACGCGACATCATTTTGAAGCATATGGTATATGCCAAGCGTGCGTTAGCGAGTAA